A single genomic interval of Gossypium raimondii isolate GPD5lz chromosome 11, ASM2569854v1, whole genome shotgun sequence harbors:
- the LOC105800976 gene encoding LOW QUALITY PROTEIN: uncharacterized protein LOC105800976 (The sequence of the model RefSeq protein was modified relative to this genomic sequence to represent the inferred CDS: inserted 3 bases in 2 codons; substituted 1 base at 1 genomic stop codon) yields the protein MPYRELYQNLFNAHVVSPHHLKPLQPPYPKWYDANAQCDYHAGIVGHSIEHCTAFKKLVERLISMGVVKLDDSPSTENPLPNHDNNGVNMVGRSMGRKIKEDISEVKIPLRWVWKNMEMEFYEEVKEDESIFTSESLKVPRAVQPVVIISRPKKDNVRISAMPRIIIKKPATFPYQDNKKVPWNYECNTTVPGKETAMSQCVSANPESMKEATPGEQKGKVVEPVKEEEAVGFLKILKHKIHRSTLMKMLNETYMSKDISVSKLDRLLIDSSHMKTCQNVVRAFDGTERKVMGRIEVPLLIGPTVYEMLKLVSDGRLVTIKAQKDIRAAVFNETPYVETNDESIECSFRSLEFVNAAFVPEGSKISVPKLSKTTEMGLQLLVGKGALPGRGLGRYLQGKTEVPVLKEKQDNFGLGYKPDRGQRRKEIEKRSLCINDGNDAATSSECPFERNVCLEGSQDFEGDEDSGLSLDLLRMVEXEEKQILPHKESVEVVSLEEGKEVKIRTEILAKTRRDLIELLHEFKDVFTWSYQDMPGLSADIVVHRLPIKEDCKPVQQKLRRMRPDIVLKIKEEVKKQFDAGFLQEVKYSEWAANIVPVPKKDGKVRMCVDYRDXNKASPKDNFPLPHIDTLVDNTAGFSLFSFMDGFSGYNQIKMHPEDMGKTTFITLWGTFCYKVIPFGLKKAGATYQRAMVALFHDMMHKEIEVYVDDMIAKSRTEDEHVQVLRKLFLRLRRFQLKLNSTKCTFGARSGKLLGFVVSEKGIEIDPDKVKAIRDLSPPRIQKEVRGFLGRLDYIARFISQLTGKCDPIFRLLKKHNPDVWNEECQKAFEKIKQYLSNTPVLSPPSPDRPLILYLTVFDNSMGCVLGQHDATGKREKVIYYLSKKFTDCEMRYSPIEKLCCALIWTTKRLRQYLLYHTTWLISKLDPLKYMMESTALNGRMARWQILLSEFDIVYVSQKAVKGSVIADFLASRALEDYEPLDFYFPNEDLMYVAXMLKRIPKKNHSWRLNFDGASNALGNGIGAVLVSPNGDYHPFTSKLDFDCTNNMAEYEACIMGIRAAIERKIKTLEVYGDSALVIYQIRREWETRDPKLIRYQRLVLGLIEEFDNITFYYLPREENQMADALATLASMIKVNQLEDMKPIQISIYEIPAHCYSIGEYPDQATENDKRTLRRLAIDYVLDGEILYKRGKDRVLIRCVDVVEAKKILEEVHEGVCGTHANGFTMARQIMRFGYYWSTMERDCINHAKKCHKCQIYGDKMHAPPSPLHVMTSPWPFSMWGMDVIRPISPKASNGHRFIFVVIDYFTKWVEAASYANVTKSAVSKFSKKEIICRYGMPERIISDNALNLNNSTIVEVCEQFNIRHHNSSPYRLKMNGAVEAANKNIKKIVAKMAETYKDWHEKLPFALLAYRTSIRTSTGATPFSLVYGMEAVLPIEVEIPSLRVLAELKLDEAEWIQSRYDQLNLIEEKRLKAVRHGQMYQKRMIRAYNKKVLPREFHEGDLVLKKILPLQKDFRGKWMPNWEGPYVVKKAFSGGALILSEMDGKNLPNPVNSDSVKKYFT from the exons ATGCCGTATAGGGAGCTATATCAGAATttattcaatgcacacgtggtTTCCCCTCACCACTTAAAACCCCTGCAACCTCCATATCCCAAGTGGTACGATGCGAACGCTCAGTGCGATTATCACGCGGGAATTgtggggcattctatagaacattgtacAGCATTCAAGAAGTTGGTAGAAAGGCTTATAAGCATGGGCGTggttaaattggatgattcaCCTAGTACAGAGAATCCGTTACCTAATCATGATAATAATGGAGTGAACATGGTAGGTAGGAGCATGGGTAGAAAGATCAAGGAGGACATATCAGAGGTGAAAATTCCTTTGAGGTGGGTCTGGAAAAATATG gagatggaattttatgaagaagttaAGGAGGATGAGAGCATTTTCACATCAGAGTCTTTGAAGGTTCCAAGAGCAGTGCAGCCTGTGGTCATTATCTCGCGACCCAAGAAGGATAATGTGAGAATATCAGCAATGCCAaggatcataataaagaaacctgcaaccTTTCCTTACCAAGACAATAAGAAAGTCCCATGGAACTACGAGTGCAATACGACTGTCCCAGGAAAAGAGACTGCAATGAGCCAGTGTGTGAGTGCCAATCCAGAGTCTATGAAAGAGGCTACACCAGGGGAGCAAAAAGGGAAAGTAGTTGAGccagtgaaggaggaagaagcaGTGGGattcctcaaaattttaaagcata AAATACATCGAAGTACGCTGATGAAGATGCTAAATGAGACCTATATGTCCAAGGATATTTCTGTCAGTAAgctagatcg GCTACTCATAGACAGTTCGCACATGAAAACGTGTCAAAATGTAGTGAGGGCATTTGACGGTACAGAAAggaaggtcatgggaagaattgaggtACCCTTACTGATTGGTCCAACGGtttatgag ATgttgaagttagtgtcagatGGTCGGCTAGTGACAATAAAAGCCCAAAAGGATATAAGAGCAGCTGTATTCAATGAGACGCCATATGTGGAGACCAATGATGAGTCAATAGAATGCTCATttcgatctttggagtttgtaaatgcggCATTTGTTCCTGAAGGGAGTAAAATCTCGGtgccaaaattatccaaaactacagAGATGGGTTTACAGTTGTTGGTGGGAAAAGGAGCTTTACCCGGAAGAGGGCTGGGGAGATATCTTCAAGGGAAAACTGAGGTTCCGGTGCTGAAAGAAAAGCAGGATaattttggcttaggatacaagccagataGGGGACAGAGAAGAAAGGAGATAGAGAAAAG GTCTCTGTGTATCAATGACGGGAATGACGCTGCTACGAGCTCAGAGTGCCCTTTTGAACGAAATGTGTGTTTAGAAGGATCGCAGGACTTTGAAGGTGACGAAGATAGTGGTTTAtctttggacttgttgaggatggtagaataagaggaaaagcaaatcctacctcacaaagagtcagtagaagttgtgagcttggaagaagggaaagaggtgaaaattaGGACTGAAATTCTCGCAAagacaagacgagacctcattgaattacttcatgaattcaaagatgtcttcacatggtcataccaggatatgcctggATTGAGTGctgacattgtagtgcatcgTCTACccataaaagaggattgcaaaccagttcaacagaagctcagaagaatgaggcctgatattgtgctcaaaataaaagaggaagttAAGAAACAATTTGATGCTGGTTTTTtacaggaggtcaaatattctgagTGGGCAGCTAATATTGTCccagtccctaaaaaagatggaaaagtacgaatgtgcgtcGATTACAGGG TGAACAAAGCAAGCCCAAAGgacaatttcccattgccacatattgatACTCTGGTGGATAATACTGCGggattttcactattttcttttatggatgggttctcaggatataatcagataaagatgcatccagaagatatgggaaagactacgttcattactttgtggggaacattttgctataaggtgataccattcggattaaagaaagcgggagcaacatatcagagagccatggtagccttgtttcatgacatgatgcacaaagaaattgaagtatacgttgatgatatgattgccaaatccagaacagaggatGAACATGTACAGGTCttgagaaaattgttcttaagattgaggaggttccagctcaagcttaattCGACAAAATGTACTTTTGGAgccaggtcaggaaagttgTTAGGCTTCGTAGTCAGCGAAAAAGGAATTGAGATCGATCCAGACAAAGTCaaagcaatacgagatttaTCGCCACCACGTAtccagaaagaagttcgaggtttcttggGAAGATTGGATTACATTGCTCGGTTTATTTCACAGTTGACCGGgaaatgtgatcccatatttcgccttttgaagaaacataatcctgatgtctggaatgaagaatgtcagaaagcctttgaaaagataaagcaatacttatCTAACACTCCAGTactgtcaccacctagccctgacagacccttgattttgtatttaactgTGTTTGATAACTCTATGGGATGCGTACTGGGTCAACATGATGCTAcaggaaaaagggaaaaggtGATTTATTATCttagcaagaaattcactgattgtgagatGAGATATTCACCTATCGAAAAATTGTGTTGCGCCCTGATTTGGACGAccaagaggttgaggcaatacttactatatcatacgacttggctaatatcaaaattagaccctttaaagtatatgatggagtcaacagcattgaatggaagaatggctagatggcaaatcctgctctctgagtttgacatcgtatatgtaagtcagaaggccgtCAAGGGGAGTGTGATAGCAGATTTTTTGGCTAGTAGGGCTCTGGAAGATTATGAGCCTCTGGATTTTTATTTCccgaatgaagatttgatgtatgtggc aATGCTGAAGAGGATtcccaaaaaaaatcattcttggaggttgaactttgacggagcatcgaatgcactaggcaatgggattggggcagtcctggtgtctccgaatggagattatcatccttttaCTAGTAAACTagactttgattgcactaataatatggctgagtatgaagcttgcatcatgggtatacgggcagccatagagcggaaaatcaagacattagaggtgtacggagactcagcattggtgatataccagATAAGAAGGGAATGGGAGACAAGAGATCCTAAATTGATCCGTTACCAGAGATTGGTTTTGGGATTAATCGaagagtttgacaacattaccttctattatctcccacgagaagaaaatcagatggctgatgctcttgctactttagcttccatgattaaagtgaatcagttggaggacatgaagcccatccaaattagtatttatgagatcccagCCCACTGTTACAGCATTG GCGAATATCCTGATCAGGCAACAGAGAATGATAAAAGGACATTGAGAAgactagctattgactatgtcttagatggggagatcctaTATAAAAGGGGAAAGGATAGAGTACTGATAAGATGCGTGGACGTTGTAGAGgctaagaaaattttggaagaagtccatgagggtgtttgtggaacgcacgctaatggattcaccatggccagacagattatgagattcgggtattactggtctactatggaaagagattgcatcaatcatgccaagaaatgccataaatgccaaatttatggggataagatgcacgcgcctccttctcctcttcatgttatgacttctccatggcctttctccatgtggggtatggacgtcattagaccaatatcaccgaaggcttctaatggacatcgtttcatttttgtggttattgactacttcactaagtgggtagaggcagcctcatatgctaatgtcacgaagtcagcagtcagtaagttttcgaagaaagaaatcatatgtcgatatggaatgcctgaaaggatcatatctgacaatgcgctgaatttgaataacagcACAATAGTAGAAGTCTGTGAACAGTTTAAtatcagacaccataattcgtcaccgtatcgtctaaaaatgaatggtgcagtggaggcagcgaacaaaaatattaagaagattGTGGCAAAGATGGCAGAAacttacaaagattggcatgagaagttaccattcgctCTTTTGGCTTACCGAACATCGatcaggacttctactggggcaacgcctttctcgttggtttatggaatggaggcagttttacccattgaggttgaaattccttctctccgagtTTTGGCCGAGTTGAAATTGGATGAggccgaatggatccaatctcggtatgatcaactgaacctgattgaagagaaaagattaaaagccGTTCGTCATGGCCAAATGTATCAGAAGCGAATGATACGAGCTTATAATAAGAAGGTTCttcccagagaatttcatgaaggggatttggttctgaaaaagatcctccctttacaaaaggattttagagggaaatggatgccaaactgggaaggaccttatgttgtaaaaaaggctttttccggaggcgctttgattttgagtgaaatggatggcaaaaatCTTCCAAATCCTGTCAATTCAGATTcggtcaagaaatatttcacttga